The nucleotide sequence GGATCAGGCTCAAGTGCTTGCTATAAAATTCCCATCAAAAGAAACTCAAAGGAGTCATCTGTACTAGAAACCTTGCAGAGAGCCACCAGGATGGGAAGTAAATGCAAAAGCCACCTGAGTTTGAGTTCTCAGCATGAGCAGGGATGTGTCTTCTAGGTTAGCATTGTGCTCTTAACAGGCAAATAGGTGTTCAGGTGATGTTGTTTAATTCTTTGGATTGGCATCTATGAGAATGTGGGTAGTGCTCTGACAATACCATCTTTGGAGTGTCTGTACAATATAGCATTGATTTTCACTCATTTggaggggggattggactgtaTGTTCAAGCACAAAGGAATGTTTAAACTGCACATAAATCCCTTAAGAAGCAGCTTCCTGACAGTACTGTCTGTTAATTAGAAATGGCCAAGTTCTCTGCTGAAATGTAAGTTACCGTGGCGGTGTTAATGTACAACTGCCACTGAAGAGTGAAGATGGCTGTGACTCTGTTTCTACCTTTATTTACAGGAAAGGTCATGAACCTAAATGCTGTATGAATTTAGTGTGTGGAGTGTGATGTGGGTGTGTAATATCTAATGACAGGCAGGCATTTGACATTTTTTATTGGATGCTCTTTCTTTGTGTTTCTCTGGAGAATGAGAATTGAGTCAAGATGAATGGTAAGAGTCTGTTAGATGCTCTACTGTGTTTTGtccaaatatgctttttagGTTTTCCACATCAATTAGTGTATTTGCTGTCCTCATTTACTGCCTGCTTAGTCTTTTTATTCTGGTATACTGAGGGATAAAACCCAGTTTTGTTACTCTAAAACTGAGTTGTTCCATTACTTTAACCAGAATAAAAATGCCAAGCTAAGTGTGTGCATGGTGCTTCACTGTAGTGAGGCAAATTGCTGTTACATACAGTATGTAAGCTAAATGTTAGCGGTTTAGCATGCAAAGTAGTAGCTAATAGAGGGCTTTTGCACTGTTTGAACAGTGGACTAATTTTTAACCTTGTTGTATTCTTTCAGATCTCAGCCACAGTGGATTGGGAGACCATTATGAGAATTCCCACTGGGGACAGCAGCCCGCTTTCCGGAGTGAAGGCAACTGCAGCTGGGATAAAGTGATAATAGACAGGACTGACAAGGAAGCGTGGCCTTCCATTACCGGAGCTGAGACTGAGTCTGCCTCAGAATGTACTACAGACACTGACTCTGCCTCCAACTGTGGCTCAGAGAACAGTAGCATGGCTACAGGGAGTGCCCAAGGCAACTTCACTGGACATACAAAGAAAACTAATGGCAATAATGGCGCCAACGGAGCACTCGTCCAAAGCACTTCTAACCAGAGTGCCCTTGGAGCTGGCGGAGCAAACGGTAACGGCAACTCAGCCAGAGTGTGGGGTGTGGCTGcgggctccagctctggcctaGCTCACTGCTCTGCCAGTGGTGGGGATGGAAAGATGGACAACATGATGGGAGATGGTAGAAGTCAGAACTGCTGGGGTGCTTCCAACTCAAATGCTGGCATTAATCTTAACCTTAACCCTAATGCCAATCCAGCTGCCTGGCCTGTACTTGGACATGAAGGAACTGTGGGAGCAGGCAACCCTTCCAGTATTTGCAGTCCAGTCAGTGCCATAGGTCAGAACATGGGCAACCAGAATGGGAACCCAACAGGCACCTTAGGTGCTTGGGGAAACTTGCTGCCGCAAGagagcacagaaccacaaacGTCCACTTCTCAGAATGTGTCTTTCAGCGTACAACCTCAGAACCTTAACACTGATGGACCAAATAACACTAACCCCATGAACTCTTCACCAAACCCTATCAATGCAATGCAGACAAACGGACTGCCGAACTGGGGGATGGCTGTTGGTATGGGGGCCATCATCCCGCCCCACCTGCAAGGCCTTCCTGGTGCTAACGGAACATCAGTTTCTCAAGTCAGCGGGGGCAGTGGTGAAGGAATGGGCAGTTCAGTGTGGGGGATGTCCCCAGGTAATCCTGCCACAGGAAACAGCAATTCTGGGTTCAGTCAGGGGAATGGAGACACTGTGAACTCAGCATTAAGTGCTAAACAAAACGgatccagcagtgctgtgcaaaaggaaggaaatggagCGAGCGCGTGGGATTCGGGGCCCCCTTCTGGTCCTGGGGTACTGGCgtggggcaggggtggtggcagcagcggTGTTGGGAGTAGTATGCATTCTGGAGCCTGGGGCCACCCCAACCGCAGCACCAGCAATGGTGTGAACGGGGAGTGGGGcaagccctccagccagcattCCAATAGCGACATCAATGGGAAAGGATCGGCAGGGTGGGATAGCTCCAGTGTTACCAGTCCAAACCCTGCCATGCAGCAGGGCAATGAACAAATGAACTCTTgggccaaagctgcagcatctGGCACCACGGCTAGCGAAGGAAGTAATGACAGCGGTGGGAGTCAAAATGAAGGCAGtactgggagggagggggctggagagggcaggaggagagacaAAGGGATGATAGACCAAGGGCAAGTTCAGTTGCCAAGAAATGACCTTGACCCCAGGGTCCTGTCCAATACGGGGTGGGGACAGACCCCTGTAAAGCAAAACACTGCCTGGGAATTTGAAGAGTCCCCGAGGTCTGAACGAAAGAATGACAATGGAACAGAGGCCTGGGGTTGTGCAGCTACTCAATCTTCAAACTCAGGGGGGAAGAACGATGGGTCCATCATGAACAGTACAAATACCTCTTCAGTATCTGGGTGGGTCAACTCTCCACCGGCAGCTATTCCAACAAACACAGGTTGGGGAGACAATAACAACAAAGCACCAAATGGCCCCGGGGGTTGGGGAGAGTCAGCAAGCTCTACTACTGTTaataatgctgctgctgccaaaagcGGCCACGCTTGGAGTGGGACCGCAAATCAGGAGGACAAATCACCTACCTGGGGTGAACCTCAGAAACCCAAATCTCAAAACTGGGGAGATGGACAGAAATCAAATCCAAGCTGGACTTCAGGAGGTGGAGATTGGACAGATTCATCGTCTGTTCCCGGACACTTGGGTGATGGGAAGAAGAATGGATCTGGATGGGATTCTGACAGTAGATCAGGGTCTGGTTGGAATGATTCCACAAGGTCTGGGACCAGTGGGTGGGGAAATGGCACAAACAGCAAGGCTAATACAGGTACAAGTTGGGGAGAATCTTTAAAGTCAGGCCCCCAACAAAATTGGGCTAACAaaccccaggacaacaatgtgAGTAactggggaggagctgcttcTGTAAAACAGACGGGGTCAGGGTGGGTTGGTGGGCCAGTGCCAGCCAAACAAAAAGAGAACTGTGAGGCAACTGGCTGGGAAGAGCCATCTCCACCATCCATTCGCCGCAAGATGGAAATCGATGATGGTACCTCAGCTTGGGGCGACCCaaattacaacaacaacaagactGTAAACATGTGGGATAGAAATAATCCTATAATACAGAGCAGTACcacaaccaacaccaccaccactagCACCATTATCAACACAAACATGGTTGAACCTCAGCCATCGCACCAGTCAAGTGCCCAGCCGAACCGGTCCCCGCTGCTTGGTCCAGGTAATGAAAATAGTGTTGTAAGATGCTTGATAGCAGTAGAGATTGCTGAGTGTTGTCTGCTCTGAGCAGTGTGTGGTTATGTGTTAAAGACAAATCCTGTATGGATTTCACAGAATGACTTCATTCATGTACTCTGAAGCAGTGTTAACTTCTTATCTGGCGGACAGCACCCAGGAACCCGACTCACAAGCTTACATAGTCCCAGGGAACACAAGGAAGAGTTAAAACAATGTCTTAGATTGCTGATGCCAGTTTATTTTGCCAACTCTTCCACAGTGTCTTAGCACCTTCTTTTAATTTAACCATTTGAGAATTTGGCTTCTTTTGGCTaacccttttcctcctcttttctgtTACCATTGCTCAGCCTGTGTTCTTGCTTAGGCACTCTGCATGTTTCTTTCCTACAAACCGTATCTCTTGGCAGCAGATGTTGAAGTGTTGGATGACTCTAGGTAGGCTGTTGGTCtttctttgtcttctgtttGTTGTCTTCTGTGAAGTGGTTCTCTTCCATACCTCAGGCTTCAAGCACAGGTAGTGTCCTGGATTTTGTGTGGTTCTTACAAAGCTGCCTTGGTTAAAGATCTTAATATTCAGGGTGGAAAAAGTTTCAACTGTGTTCCAAAGACAAATTTTTAGGCATCTAGGAATTTTCTATTCAAAGTACTGTTGTAGACAAACAgcaagaaatagaaatgggggaaaaatgagaaaaatgcTTAGGAGGGAGGCATTTAAATGAAAGCTCctagcagccctgctctgtatCATGACCACAGACGTCTCAGAATAAACAAAATGTCGTAGTGCCCTTTGAAATTCTTCATCTGATTTTTATCTCCCAAGTTTTTGTTTCGTCTTGGTCATGGCTAAATATTGTCTTTTTGACTGTGGTTTTTCTCCAAGTGGGATTTGTTCTACTTCTCTTGTTTccatcatttttttccccctctctttgaTGTTTTGAAATAAGTCAGACTTACAGTAACGGTCTGTATAAAAATAGTCTCACGTTCCCTGGTCTGGTCAACTATTTCAACAGCTGGAAGTATCTATTTGAATAAAACAATGTCCTACAGAAGGAGAAACCTTTGAATAGGTTTGTACTTGGTCAGTGCAACCTACCTGATCTAGAATTTGTTTACCTTAAGGTTACTTCATATTTGAAACTTTACTCATTTGAGCTGCCAATTCAGATTTTTTAATTGTACTGGAGGTAACaggaaagggggtgggggtgggggttgggttttgggtattttgggttgttttgctttggttggtgttttgctgatttttgttttcattacgTCACTGCTTGTAAAACCATTGATAGGCAGCCATATATTGCTAATGCTATTCAAATCATCTAacactgcagaggaaaaagtTACTGTTCTGGGTCCTTCAGGTTTGGGAAATGGAATTTAAAACTGGTGTTAATTTGCAGTAATTCCTCTGGAGAATCTATGGGAGCAGAGGAAGGGTTCCTTTGAAGTATGCAGTCAGAGAACTGCGTATTAATGTATGACCATCAGCTCCAACTGCCCTATCCCAGGGTAAAATGGCAGTGTTGTGCATTTGCAAACGTGTCAGTTAGCAAGATTCTAAGACACTGAGGCAAAAACAACTTTCAGAATATATATTAAAACAGCATGCAAGAAAGAGGATAAACAGTATCAGTGAAGCTAATTTAGAGTACAGTTCTGAGATTAATATTTAGTTAAGAGCATAAATCTGGCCTTTGGTTATGTATTTCTGCATACAGAGGCTTACAGTTGTGTACAGAGGTACAGATGTAAAGGCAATACGTGGTAATATTTTGAGGAGTTATTGTCTAATCTGCTAATGGAAGTTAGAAACAGCCCCCTGTGTTTTTTTGTGTTATGCCCATCATTATTTTTGACTCTGCCAAAGAGGAGCTGGTCTGATGCTCCTCTCAGAGAGAGAGTAAAAAATGTCATTTAAAACACCGCTGTTGGGCTTCCCCATCGCAAGTACAGCAGACCTATTTTTACcagcatccacagcagctgtAGAGCAGTAATCTCTTGGTCTTGGTGGAAATTTACACAGACTTAAAACATCTACAAATCATGTCCCGTCTGGGACAGCTAGAAGATGAGAAGCGAGTCATGGGCAGCTTTCCTAGGGCACAGGCATAGGCTTGCAGCTTGTTGTTGGGCTGTCTAACCTTCTTTCTTTCTACTCCAATTCTTTGTCCCACTGGCTATGCATTTTCAACCTCTGCAAGTAAGAGAGACAAGAATCCTGCAGCCAGGAGACTTTTGTAAGCCACAACCACATTTCCTCTGACAGTGGTTCTTTTCCATGTATAACATTTCCATGCAACCCATGGGTTGTATAATTAGGGCACAGGTTAAGTGCTCATCTAAAATCATACAACTCTTTAACTGAGTAGTTACCACTGGCATTTTGTCTTCTGCATGGGTCATGATTTGCTTTGCCAGTCATTTTTTTATGATTCCCTGGTAGGCAGGGAATATCATTAGTAGGGAATCATGGATTCTGTTCCTGTGTAAGTAGGGCAATGTGGCGTAGCTGTAAGATGGCAGAGAGACACATCTGAAAGCAGAGAAGTGGATTTAATtttgctgcacagcactgaTTAGCTGTTCCCAAAGGAGCAGCAGTCCCTTTTGGGTTTTGAGTTTATATTACATTAGTTTAGAACTGGAGGCCAAGTTTCAGTCTTGTTGTTCAAGTTGTGGCCCATCCCCAGAAGTTCTCAAAATTCTTTAAATACAGAACTTAAAAGCTATTGATGAGAAGCAGATGTTGGTGCACAACTGATGAAAACACATAATGCTCTAAGGAATTTCttcttctattaaaaaaaagagagaaaaacaaaccaagggGTAGATAATGTGATCAGCTTAGTCCTTTCTGGCTCTAAGGGGATGCTCCCAAACCACTGGTGAGCTGTTCAGAAAGAGGAGCAGAAAACTAGTTGTTTAGCCTTAGATTCAATTGTTATTGAAATTATTTGTGCATAATTCTTACTAGCTCATTTAACTCTTGCAACTTTGATACAAGGAGTGACGAAAAGAGAGATTTTTATATCCCAGACAGCACCAGATCATCCCTCCAAATGCTTACGAGTAGGTTTGCTTTCCTGTTTCTGTGAGGTAGGTAGTGCCTGGCAGAGTTCCAGCTGCATGTCCTCTAGATGAGATAAGCAACAAAAGAGAAGGTAGGCTTCCCCATGGAGATTTTCAGTCCTTTGTGGTTCCtagagagcaaggagctgaAATTTCAAAAAACAGAACCAAGTCTAAATTCTGGGACACCTGGACATCTCTCCATTTCTTTTATAATCCTGTGCCATTGTCTCAGTGGCAGTTTGAGTGTTACTTGTGTGAAACAGAATGCAGGTGCTATGTTGCTCTTACTTGAAATTTCTATCAGCATGGATTTGAAACCAGAGCAAGTTTGGTCTCCTATAGGATGAGGATGCTCATGGAAAAAACTAAAATCTTCTTGTTAGGTGCTCAGCCCTCTAGCACCAAGttctggggcacagccaggaTGATGCTGAGAAACCTGCCCTCCTATTTTCACACAAGGTTGATCTCATTGGTGAAAGCCAAGTGAGAACTTCTCTAATGGTGAGCAATACAAGAAGGCACGAAGTTCCACCACAGGAACTGGAATATCTGTCTGGAAATGGAAATCTGAAAGGTTGAGGGTTACAGGTGACTCTCTAATATATGTATCTCTCTCCCTTTTACACACATTTCTTTCCTATTATTAGCAGATTTAACTAGTGACTATTTAGTAAACAACCTCTTTTCTAcctaatttcttcctttttcgtCTCCACAAAGTTCTAATATTTTGGGTCCCCTCCATTGTAGTCATGCAGTCTGGTATTTATCCCAGACCAAAAACAACTTCAAGGAAAATAATTCCTGCCATCCAAATGGTTATAGGGTTATTTTGAGGGAAAACAACTGCATCCTGCCACAGCTTAGTTAACATTTCACTTTCCCTTGAGGATTTCCTTTTGGCCCTGGCCCAATGTTAATTATGTTTTGATTTCTATAAAACAAAGCTCTGCCAATGTGTCCATGTTTATTACTCACTGTGATCTTTTTGTTTCTTGCAATTCCAGCAGTGTTTAAAAACTGGAGTATTAAAACCTTGCTTTCTTGCCAGAGAACCCTTTAACTGAGCTTGTTCTATTGCAAAACAACATTCCTGCAGTTCTGGTGGGTTTTAAGTTGTGGGGCATTTTCTCAGGAAAGCCTAAATATCTGTTATTTTTGTAAAGGGAAGAGTAGtatcatagaataccaggttggaagggacctcattgATGGCTtcttccaacctttctaggtgatagtgtagttgaaatgagctggcccagcaccctgtcacgCTGAGTCTTGAAACTGAccaatgtaggggaatccactgcttcccttgagAGATGTTTCCAATGTCTGATATAATgttatggggttttttattttggaGAACATTAGGCAAGTTCAGATGTTGAGACCACTGTGAAGGTGTTTTCCTTCCAAAGAGCTAGCTGTGTGAAGGAATTTAAAAGCACCTCTTGCATTCCCTCAACCCCACTGTAGCACTGTCTGTCAGCTGCTTTTATTGTGAGGTGTGTGATAGCCCTGGAAAGCATCACGCTGCCAGAGGCAAGCTgatggctctgcagagcctttgagCTGTTGTTTCCACCAACATACTGGCTTATTTGAAAAACTGAGGGAAAATCTTCTTACACAAAGTAAATCCCTTCtttcagctgcagaattctGCATCATTTATTGAGAAATGTAACTTTATTCATCTTTTAAAGTTTCTAAACTAGTCATAGGGAGTAACAAAAGGCAGCACCTGGTAGCAGCAGGTACTgacaagagaggaaaagaggttTGCAATTGAGGAGTACTCTGGAATTTAAATACTTGTTAATTTTTGCAGTGCAAAAGTTGTTTCTCCATCAGCCTTTGGGTTTTCTTTACTAATCTCCTGCACTTAACTGGATGTTGCACATTGTCAAAGTTGTAGTAAAGAGCAAAAGAAGAGCCAGGACCAGTTCTTTTTGAGGTTTTATTCTTCAGCCCAGCACACTTGGCCTGTTCAATATAGGGATTGTGGTTTAATGTTGATTCCATAAATGGAATTTACCTAGAGTTTCCAGTACAGGTTGCATGAACTCAGGGCAATATTAATATTCTGCACTCTCTCTGCTTGTATATTTGTATTCTGGTTGGTGCTTTagagatgttttgttttgtttcatttgcctGCAGTTAATCTTTTTCAGATGCCAATATGATTAAATACACAAAGTTGTCTGACAGGGTTGACTGCTGAGTGGTGAGGCAGAAATTCAAATAAAGCTTTCCTTAAATAAAATTGGCATAAAGATACAAGCAGAAAGCCTGAAGTATTTTAGGTGCAGCACcaaagcagctgtggtgctAAGCAGAGGttcatttttttgtgtgcttgccAGTTTGTCTTCTCCACACACTTGAAAACAACCAGAAATTTAAGCTACATTGATAGAGCTTAGAAGACTATTTTTATCTCAAATGGAAATCAGTTTAATGGAAGAGTGAAGTTTTGGGTTCTTTCAGGAGTATGTTTTCAAATACCTCCAATCTTGCTGGTTGTGAAAGAGCCTTCTGCAGCTACGTGTTCCTGACCATGTCGGCTTAGTTGGGAGATGGTTTATGTCACATGCACTTTTCTCAGTATCAGAGAGAATTGCAGCAGCTTTAAGGTATAGAGCCTAAAATAAATGTGTAATAAGGTAACACTGGTGGAGTGAACAGATACCAGCACATCTTTTTCACAGGAACTTTTTCTCTGCTAGCCCCTGTTTGAGTTACTATTGGTGATGCACATTGTCTGCAATTTCTAGTAACAGAAATTCAGTTAAGATCAGTAAGTTCTGCACAGACTTGTTCAGTGAAACAACGATTGCTCAATTTAATATGTTTCAAGGTACTCCTAGAGTCCTTTTGTAGCAATTTCCTTGCCATCTCCTACCTACTCTAGGTGTCAGTTTGTGTAGAAAATGTTATGTCTGGGCTCTGAAACCTTTTTACAGATAGTACTGGGGAGCAGAAAAACAATAGTGCACAGCAAAGTAGGCTGCTAGTCCTTCCATTATAAAAACTGGCTGAAAACAGAAATTACACTCATTTTTGGGGAGTAGAAAACCCGAGTTCCTTTCTTACCAGATCTGGTCCTGTATTGTGAGCTGCCAGAAGTTACAATTGCAAGACAATAGCCGAGCAAAATAAAACGCCCGAGCTTAGTAACGTTTATTCATCTCCAGTGAAAAGAGAACAAATTCCTGAATTAGCAGCCTACATAACAGTGGAAGTTTTAAAGCAGGCTGAATTCTGCAATGCTTGTTGAGATCTTGGGCATCATATAATGGGCTGCTTTTTGTGCTAATTGCAGAAGAACAGGTTAATATCAGGTCTGTTTTTTGGTCTGTTGTTCTGTCTCTTGTGTGTTTTTACATAGACTCTGTGATCCACATTTCTGTCtgcataaaaaaaccaaacccacacctTTTCAAAGAAGCAATGATTGCTTTAAACTCAATTCGTGCTTTTGCTGTGTTGGGTCAGTGTTGCTCTTTAGCTCTCAGGAGCTCTGTGGCTGTTCCTGGCACGTTCAACTCCGGTGCTGAAATTGGTGTCGTATGGATTTAAGCGCATTATGCTCGAGCCAAGCCAGACTAAGACTGTTTCTTTATGGCAGCTTACGTCTTTCAATGAGTTAAAATAATACTCTGTAGGAAAACAATGACTTCtacctgctgttctccatgaTTTGACTATAGGTTCTAATTGCAGTCTTGTCTAGTTCTACTTAAAAATCATATTTATTATAATGTGGAAGCTCGGTGATAGAGGGGTGTGTAGGGAACACAGGCACAAGCTGTAATAAAAGCTTTAAGGAATCTATCCAAGGTATAATCTACACTGAAAGTGGGAACAAACAAATACTGTATTACTCAGAGGGCATGAGAAAAGAGGTTTGATAATCTGTAAACAGTTAGAAGGAGTTGCTCTTTCAGTAAAGCAAGGCCCAGCCTCAGGTTCGGGTCCTGGTCTCCTGcacactggcactgctgcatgTGCTCCTCGAGCCTGGTTTAATCTGCTCTGAGAAATCACAGCATaagcagctgctcccctgggacCTGGTCTGGTGCTCACGTGGCAGCCTGactgctcctggctgtgttAAAAAAATACTCTTTCTCTCTTGACAGCTTGGCATTAGTGTTCAATTAAGAGAAAGACTTTTAAGACCAAATCAaagggatttcttttttttatgtgCTTAATGAGAATCGCTGTGTCTACGTACTGGTTCATGCTTTTTCTACAGAAACGTTCAATAACAAGTCCAATTTTGAAATTAttgacaaaagaaacctttcctctcatcactgttctccttccccttgctTCAGCAGGCTGGGGCGAAATGCCTACTGTCCACACGAAGAGTGAAGCTTCTTGGGGAGAGCCGTCATCCCCTTCTGCTGCAGTTGATAATGGCACTTCGGCCTGGGGGAAGCCCCCCAGCAGTGGTACAGGGTGGGGAGATAATCCTGCCGAGTCGGCAGGGACATACGGAAGAACaaaccctccagctgctgccccagcactgtgcAAACCAGGTATGGGTGGGGACATTGCTGCCAGTAATAGCTTGGGGGAAAGCTGCTTGTTGTGTTTGCTTCTGCTGGCATTTATAAACAGCATTTACGGTTTTCTGTGTGTGTACAGcatagaactgtagaatcattaaggttggaaaagacctctaagatcaagtccaaccatcaacccagccccacatTGCCCACTGAAGTGCCATAtctacacctccagggatggtgactccaccacctccctgggcagcatgttccaatgcctgaccagtctTTCAGTAATGAgatttttcctagtatccaatctaaatgtcCCCAGGCACGACCTGAGGCCcactcctcttgtcctgttgctagttacttgagagaagataCCAGCACCACCCTTCAGCGtccctttctccagactaaatatccccagtttcttcagctgcttcttcgcaagacctgttctccacactcctcaccagcttcattgcccttctctggaccccctccagtacctcaacatttCTCTTATATTGTAGCTGTTTAAATAATTTAATCCTCAAAATTACATTAGCTCTCTCAAAACATAGATATCCCCATACCAGATTCATGTAAAAATATGAATGTGGTGCATCAGTCCAGAAAATGTGAAGGTATTCTTTAGGATATTTTGAAAGCAGAACAGTAGAGATGCAGAaaactctgcagctgcagaagaatgTGAATAATACTCCTTGGCACCCTAAAAGAAACTTCTATTGGGACAAGAAGCAACTAGATTCAACTAAGATAGGATTCATTCTGGTAGGAAAACTAACATAAGAGAATAAATCATGGTCTCACTGGTATAAACTGAGGGAGTGGATGCCTTCAGCTATTGAAGCTGTTCTCAGGTTCGGGAACATCCAGAACTGCTACTTACTGCTTCATGATTCTTAAGCAGTGTTAGTTGATAAAAACCCTCCATCTCTGAATGGTCTGAACTCATGTTTCAGACTCCTGTTGTGGCTGTGGGAATCCTGAAGTTTCACTCCTCTAAAATACAGTACTGAGAGAGTTAGAAAGTCCAGAAAACCTAAAGAGGGGAGTGAGAGGTCTTACAATGAGTAATCCTAGCCTTAAACAGACTAAACAGAATGAAATGGAACAAGGTGACATAGCCTCATCACTGAATGCTAAGTGTTCCCTGCAGCCCATGTGCTGCTTTCAGATTCCAGTCTTCTGAAAAGGGAATTGAGTTTCTGACCCTTAATGACCTAGAAATTTGGGTTTGTTCATTGGAAGAATGTGGGAGCTGAAATGGTGAGATTCATTGAAAGCAAAATAGCACTTAACAAGTATGTGGCCCTACTTCTGGTTCCTTGTTCCTAGGAGACTGGAATGACCCTGACCACAGATCTTACTTGTTCAGGAAAAAGCAagacttgctgctgctgggctttttttcttctattaagTATTTAGAGAACTTTCCTTTTTTGCTAGCTTCAAAGAAGGCCTCCTTATCATTTAATACTAATTAAGCTGCTTGATGAACCTCTCTATCTGTGGAAAGTACTCAAATGTTATAACACTGGATATGACATAAAAGGATATTTCTGTAAAATTTGCAAGaaattaaagattttttttttcttctcccacttTTCCCTCCAGCTTCAAAATCtatgcaagaaggctggggcagtggtggggatGAAGTGACTCTCAGTACTAGTCAGTGGGAAGATGAAGAAGGAGATATGTGGAATAATACTGCTTCACaagagagcagctcctcctgtaATTCCTGGGGGAATGCCCCGAAGAAAGGACTTCAAAAGGTAAGACAAAACCAGAGGTCCTCTCTAGAGAAGAGTGCAGTTAGTGTAACATTGCTAGAATAAGTTGTCACAAATTTTCTGTTGTATTATAGCTGAACTCTTAAATTAGCCCTCTGACACCTGAACACAAAGCCAGCTTGCCACTACAGTGGTTCAAGTACAGCCTACCTTGTTtccaggggaaaaggggagataaACTTGGACTTTAAGCATGTCAATCGCTTTGggactttcattgttgttgcttttgttttctgtaagATGTATAAGCTTCTGTGTATGCTAAAGAAAGGAGACTGTATTAACAGAGAGCAAAGCTTATATGGGGGCTTTCAGACACTTCCCATGgggacagaaaaacaaacagtagCTTGTGATGAAGTGATTCAGCAAAAAAAATACCAATTTCCTATTTGTGTGGAACGAGCATCTAATTGTGAGGTGTGTGCTGGTATGAGAACAAAGCAAGCTCCTGTTAATGCTGCGCTCAACCGAGAACGTAGACCATTGTGATTGAAAGCTTTCCACCGCACAGTCTTTATTTCAGGGGACAAGGCCAGGCTGTAACTTAGAGGAATTGGGAATGCATTTAGCCAGTTTGTTTGTTATTCCATTAGCCAACAGTTAGGCCAGTGATTTGATCAAGTATGGTTGTTTCTTGTACTGTCCGCAGCCCAAAACAAATCCACGCTTGTCCCTTGGTACTTTCTGGAGAACTGAAAGGAAGAGACTTCTTAAGG is from Dryobates pubescens isolate bDryPub1 chromosome 20, bDryPub1.pri, whole genome shotgun sequence and encodes:
- the TNRC6C gene encoding trinucleotide repeat-containing gene 6C protein isoform X2, with protein sequence MEEKKKKKQEEKKKKEGAQKKAAEQKTKVPEPIKTSLSQPQPAGTGTSTSTSTITNSSNGKRASANGQQPAASRYLPREVPPRFRQQEQKQLLKRGQPLPTGALTGTSPAQGTGQAGASPPPQQGAGGQHHPSKTQTDLSHSGLGDHYENSHWGQQPAFRSEGNCSWDKVIIDRTDKEAWPSITGAETESASECTTDTDSASNCGSENSSMATGSAQGNFTGHTKKTNGNNGANGALVQSTSNQSALGAGGANGNGNSARVWGVAAGSSSGLAHCSASGGDGKMDNMMGDGRSQNCWGASNSNAGINLNLNPNANPAAWPVLGHEGTVGAGNPSSICSPVSAIGQNMGNQNGNPTGTLGAWGNLLPQESTEPQTSTSQNVSFSVQPQNLNTDGPNNTNPMNSSPNPINAMQTNGLPNWGMAVGMGAIIPPHLQGLPGANGTSVSQVSGGSGEGMGSSVWGMSPGNPATGNSNSGFSQGNGDTVNSALSAKQNGSSSAVQKEGNGASAWDSGPPSGPGVLAWGRGGGSSGVGSSMHSGAWGHPNRSTSNGVNGEWGKPSSQHSNSDINGKGSAGWDSSSVTSPNPAMQQGNEQMNSWAKAAASGTTASEGSNDSGGSQNEGSTGREGAGEGRRRDKGMIDQGQVQLPRNDLDPRVLSNTGWGQTPVKQNTAWEFEESPRSERKNDNGTEAWGCAATQSSNSGGKNDGSIMNSTNTSSVSGWVNSPPAAIPTNTGWGDNNNKAPNGPGGWGESASSTTVNNAAAAKSGHAWSGTANQEDKSPTWGEPQKPKSQNWGDGQKSNPSWTSGGGDWTDSSSVPGHLGDGKKNGSGWDSDSRSGSGWNDSTRSGTSGWGNGTNSKANTGTSWGESLKSGPQQNWANKPQDNNVSNWGGAASVKQTGSGWVGGPVPAKQKENCEATGWEEPSPPSIRRKMEIDDGTSAWGDPNYNNNKTVNMWDRNNPIIQSSTTTNTTTTSTIINTNMVEPQPSHQSSAQPNRSPLLGPGWGEMPTVHTKSEASWGEPSSPSAAVDNGTSAWGKPPSSGTGWGDNPAESAGTYGRTNPPAAAPALCKPASKSMQEGWGSGGDEVTLSTSQWEDEEGDMWNNTASQESSSSCNSWGNAPKKGLQKPKTNPRLSLGTFWRTERKRLLKDFVIEKLHRDLLKGMKTSSKQDEAWIMNRLIKQLTDMGFPREPAEEALKSNNMNLDQAMSALLEKKVEMDKRGMGVTDYNGMVTKPLGCRPPPISKESSMDRPTFLDKLTLSFSNQDGGLVEEPTSSPFLPSPSLKLPLSNSALPNQTLGGIASGLGMQNLNSSRQIPSGNLGMFGNSGAAQARTMQQPQQPPVQPLNSSQPSLRAQVPQFLSPQVQAQLLQFAAKNIGLSPAQLTSPINNPQHMTMLNQLYQLQLAYQRLQIQQQMLQAQRNVSGPMRQQEQQVARTINNMQQQIQQHQRQLAQALLMKQQPPPPHLSLHPSAGKSAMDSFSPHPQAPSLPDLQTKEQQSSPNTFAPYPLAGLNPNMNVNNMDITGGLSVKDTSQSQSRLPQWTHPNSMDNLSSAASSLDQNSSKHGAIPGGLSIGPPGKSSIDDSYGRYDLIQNSESPSSPPVAVPHSWSRAKTDSDKISNGSSINWPPEFHPGVPWKGLQNIDPENDPDVTPGSVPTGPTINTTIQDVNRYLLKSGGSSPTSSQNATLPSSSAWPLSASGYSSSFSSIASAPSIAGKLSDIKSTWSSGPISHTQASLSHELWKVPRNTTAPTRPPPGLTNTKPSSTWGASPLGWTSSYSSGSAWSTDSSGRTSSWLVLRNLTPQIDGSTLRTLCLQHGPLITFHLNLTQGNAVVRYSSKEEAAKAQKSLHMCVLGNTTILAEFAGEEEVNRFLAQGQPLPPTSSWQSNTGTNQTRLGSSSSSHGLVRNDAGHWNTPCLGGKGSSDLLWGGVPQYSSSLWGPPSTDDGRVIGSPTPLNTLLPGDLLSGESI